In the Tachyglossus aculeatus isolate mTacAcu1 chromosome 6, mTacAcu1.pri, whole genome shotgun sequence genome, TTCTGTGTCCAGGGTGTAAATctgaattaggtcagatacaataTTATCAATGACTGACTTCGTAAGGTCTTCACTAAAAacctaaaaaagaagaaaaaattaaGTTTAGGTGGATTTGCCTTTTATCCAAGAAGATTCAAGATCAATCCGGTGTTTCTGTTCTCTTCAAAATTCAGTTGTTTCCTCTTTGAAGGAAACGACTACAGAGGGCAAGTTTGGATTTTTGTACATTTGTTGCTAGTTTAAATCAGAGATGATCAAAAGCTTGCACTCTGGTATATTTGCTGGACTGTCTAAAAGGATTCTTCCTCTTCTAAAATGTGTGTCATAGGAGTACTTTTCCAGAAGCCAAATGAGTGCACTGCAGACAGCGGGTCGTCAGCAAAAACCTTCATTGGCTGCTCTTGCCTCTCCACATCAAGAAAAAActtctgaccattgactttaatcaatggtatttactgagcacttactctgtgcagagcactatactacgtgttTAGGaatgtacaatagaacagatttggtagacatattgccctacctcaaggagctcaaggaattcaatcagctctctctcctccacctaccctcgctcctctcccactacatcccggCTCAcccactttgttcctctcaagccaacttacTTCACTGTGACTGTCTTTCTTATCACAAGACTTGTTCCTGTCATTCTTATCACctgctgaaattccctccccttcacatctggcagaccacagctcaccccatcctcaagGTCCTtcagaaatctcatctcctccagaagtctTTCCCAGAATAAtctcgtctctcccatcctatttCCCCAACAATTGCAGCACTTCCACATtacctgagcacttgggtagtttCCCTTTCACCCCACCTACTgcaggtatgtacatatctttacagtctactgcttcctcctatctCAAAATATGGGGTCTgtcttcactagactgtaaactccttaagggcaaggatcatgtcgatCAAtacaattgtacttttccaagggcttagtgcagtgctctacacagaaaaactactcaataaatacttctgataaAAATTATGCTTCCTCATTGTGAAAAATCAAAGAGCCAAAACACAGGCCACAAACAAAACATTCTTCTCTCTGTTGGAGTGAGATAGTTTATATGTGCAGCCTGCAATTCACTAACAAGGCTTCTGGGAAAGTATTCGAGTAACTTCCATAAATTTCAGAAGAATGCTTGGCAGAATTTAATGTAGTATTGCCCTAAAGAGTTCCAAATATTGTTCCAGATAATATGAAACATGGAACacacagagagaagagggggaagccTTCCTCGAACTTAGAATGCAATCATTCCAGATGACGAAAAGGctgtgacagtaataataaaaacggtatttgttgcacgcttactatgtgcaaaaaatatgttggcatttgttaagtgcttactatgcgccaagcattgttctaagcattggggggggatacaaggcaatcaggttgtcccacatggggctcactgtcttaatccccatttttacaaatgaggtaactgcggcccagagaagctaagtgacttgcccaaagtcacacagctgacaagtggaggagctgggattagaacccatgacctctgactcccaagcccgggctctttccactgagccacgctgcttctcataagtgcagtgtactgtactaagtgcttgggaagtacaacagaagcacaagatgtgttccctgcccacccggGGATTATACGTAAATGAAGGATATGGACATAGAAATGTAAACACACATACGTACATACACGTGGGCTGAGGATGAGCATAGGTAAATACGAAGAGGTGTCTGAAGGGTTGATAAAGCACGTGATGAAACTCAGACATGAAAGGCTTCTTgagagaggtgggattttaggagggtttgaaaaAGGGGATGACcaaggtctggcagatttggaggGCCCTAGGGATCGGAAGAAGGCAAGAtcctccaacaggctttccctgactgagccctcatttcctcttccccaactcccttcggCATTGCCCCTGAacatggattttctccctttattcacccctccctcagccccacagcacttatgtacatatctgtacatacatattatacatacatttctgtctccccctatacactgtaaactcactgtgggcaggaaatgtgtctaccaactctgttatattttcccaatcacttagtacaatgccctgcacatatgaagcgctcaataaatatgactgattgattaatttgatctGGGTAGTGACGAGAGCAgataggaaaggagggaaaaactaTTGGAGGAAAATGGTAAGGAGTCTGCCGACTTCTGGCATTTAAGGAAGAGCACAGCACCTCAATTCAACTTCAGTAACCTGGTCTAGGGCAGTTCACCTGTCACCGTGGCTTCTCTACTTCAGAATCTGCTGGCACTTACAATGGGATGCCCTTTCAGAAAGGTCAAGACAGGCAAAGGACTTGGAGGTAAATTGCAAAAgtgagggtgaatatcaaagatgCTACAAATAGTAGTAGAATTTATCATGTAAGAATATgcggaggacaggaactgtgggggACGGTGATGCCCCCAACAAGAAAAGCATGCGACATTCAGTTTCTGGAGTGCGCTCTTGGGGAACTCTCTCAAGGCTCATTTCCCTTTTGAAATGGAAATAGatctcattagactgtgagcccactgttgggtagggactgtctctatatgttgccaacttgtacttcccaagcgcttagtacagtgctctgcacacagtaagcgctcaataaatacgattgattgattgattgatctcagaggACGATGGCGACTTCCTCATAAATATACCTTTTGAAACCCAAAGTAAAAAGTGCTGAGTGGAGTTCCAGTTATTTAACATATGAGATTTTGTAAAAGGATACAAAATTTCATAACTCTTACATACCCTGCTTCTGCCTAGATGAGTGACAGAGAGAATAATGAATATGAAGTGACAGGCTCAAGAACAGAGGCCTGATGGACTTTCATCCTAAAAACATAAAAAAGCCTAcgctgaattgagaagcagcatggctcagtaggaaagagcccgggctttggagtcagaggtcatgggttcaaatcccagctccgccaattgtcagctgtgtgactttgggcaagtcacttagcctctctgtgccttggagtcagaggtcatgggttcaaattccggctccgccaattgtcagctgtgtgactttgggtaagtcacttctctgtgcctcagttacctcatctgtaaaatggggattaagactgtgagccctccatgggacaacctgatcaccttgttaccaccccagcgcttagaacagtgctttgcacatagtaagcgctaatttaaaaaatgccatcatcacttacCTGCCACCATGGTTTCTCTGCCTCAGAATCTGCTGGCACCTCCACCCCATAGCACTGAAGGGCAAAGTACAACACTGCCACAGCAATGTGCTGGGCCTGGTAATGAAGGCAGAGTGCTCCGTGGTAACTATCCTGGAGGAGTGCCCACGCAGCCACCGAGATGGGGGTTCGTTCCCAGCTGTGACGATTCATCCAGTGTTTTAAAGAGATTAGGTAGTGCAGCAGATACTGAAAAGACACAAACGGTGGGTCGGTTTTCTTTAATGGGAATTATTTCCTTTGACTCTGGCTCTTCCTACACAAAGTCACCACTTCGGGTTAACTATATAAATCTCCAACATTTATTCTTCCGAGAAAAACAACTTTCTAGTTCCCTCAAATCAATTTGGAAAGAAAGCCGAGGGACATGTCAGAAACTCTTTCAGGGCAGATGTGTACTTGAATATCAGCTGCCAGGCAGGCAGGAGTTTTAAGACAACTCCAGGGCCTTAATCCATTTGAGAAAAGAAATAAAGTTTATTAAATTCCTATTAAGACAGTGGCATCTGTCTCCATAGCTTTTCCACTGTTTCATGACCCTTCCTGAAATAACCAATGATTATTACTTCTTAAAACTTGCTGTTGGTCTGCCAGATATATACAAAGCATTATTTTCCCTGAAGAAATTGATAGATCAGAATTCTTTGAttgtcacttactatgtgtcagacaccgtactaagtgctggggcagatacacgacaattagtttggacacagcccctgccccacatgggactcatggtcttaatccccattttacagatgaggtaactgaggcacagagaagttaagtgacttgcctagggacatgacagcagacaagaggaagagcgaggattaaaacctgggtccttctgcctcgagctctgggttctttccactaggtcatgctgcttgtcgCAGGCCTGGCTGCTTCTCGCTTTTTCTAACATATTCTCTAATTGCTCTCATTCCTCAAAGAATTCTTGGAAAGCTCAACTTATCTCTGCAATTGCTTAAATTGGTCTTCTTAAAAATAGAACTGAGTTAGAGGCATTATAGCTTTCACCATCTGTTGACCTATTTTGTTTTTCTGAAGGCCAACTGCATGGGTCACCTCAATTGGTAACATCAAGCACAGGTATCAGTAATTTTTGcttaggaagagagctagttgctCTTCTGAAAAGTTGCCCTATGTTTCAACTAATCTACAGCTGTATATGAACTCTTTTAAATGGAATGCTGAATTTGTCACCTGCCCATCAGAGAACAGCTCTATCAAGACCAGACTCCAGGCCGGGACAAAGGTCGGTGCCTGGTATTTAAGCAGATGAAAAATACTCAACAAGACATAATTCAATAAGGGCATAAGGAAATTAAAATATGACagttgagtggggagggagtgggaattaGGGGATGGAGGGAAACAGAGATGACTTCCTGATTCCTGAAGTACTAATTTGGGATCCAAAGGATGAGATGATGAACTTTCAAGCTAAAGAACAAAGAGCCTGACTTCTTCGTCTTAAAGCCTCAACAAATGACCTCAGTGACGtgttcccctcctcttccagcaTTCCTTTTCCCACATGATAATTCCGAAGTACGTACTTTGTGTGGATGCTGGAAGGAGACCCGAAAACGTAAAACTCTTAGCATGAGTAGTTCACACTGAACGATGCTGTCTCTCAGTTCCCAGAAGCGAGAGTCCAGCTCCAAGGGTTCACTTCTTGGGTTCAAATACCTACATGGAGGAATAAGATGACTAGGATGTTTATGGATTTTCCCTCAGTTACTTCCCCATGATGGTACTTCTTCAGCTGATCAACATATGTTTGATTTTTATGTACCAAAAAGTCAGGTTAATCACGTAAGCTTCCAGCACACAACGCTTAAGAGTTTTAACAAGGAAAAGAGCTAAACTTGCATTTTCTTCTCTAGAAGGACTCCCAATATGATTCAGGgaaacaccattttttttaatctatttccCACCTTGCCATAACATCAACCAAAAAGATGGTGGTTAAAATCCCTTTAAACCTGTTGACAACAAGGAGTTTTGTACCTCAATATTCGCAGCTTGGAATATTTTTAATACAAGCCCAAACCTTTCAGTGACAGTCTAGCTAGCTGCATAGAAATAGCAAGGGGTAAAGAGACACACACTGTAATAAAGACAAGGTCAATGTGGTAAATAGTTCCTTGTTCAAGTGCCCAAGGTTGTTCTTCTGCCAAACACTTGATTCTATACTTCGtgccccacctagactgtaagcttgttgtgggcagggaacacgtctaccaactctgttgtactgtactcccaatttagtacagtgctctgcacactgtaagcactcaaaaaatagcaatgattgattttCTCACATAAACAGAACCACCCAAATCCTACAAAACATCCTCCTTAACCACAATCAGGGTAGCCACTCATCTTCTCCAGTTACTCATAGTccaacctcccccttccctcctaatTAAGCCCCAACACTTCTTCTACTCTCTTCCCTGCTGTTCAACAAGCAAAAGTTAACAGAATCCCCAAACCCCTCCCTTCATCAGATCCCTGCCTGGTTTCCCCTCCGTTTATCTTTCTCCACACACTGAAGCTGTCACTCTTGGAAAGAAAAATTCCTTCATCATCTGTTCTCAAAATTAAAGGGCAAAGCAGTTTTCCTATAAGGCCCCAGTAAGTGCCTGTGACTGAATGGTGCCTAATTACTTTCCATAAGCCATTTCGTAACATTTGGGGACCCAAGGACtacatgaagcagagaagcagcgtagctcagtggaaagagtccagcctttggagtcagaggtcatgggttcaaatcccagctccgccaattgtcagctgtgtgactttgggcaagtcacttcacttctctgggcctcagtttcctcgtctgtaaaatggggatgaaggttgtgagccccacgtggaacaacctgatcaccttgtatccccccagcgcttagaacagtgctttgcacatagtaagcgctaacaaaaattattattatgatgatgatgatgatgatgatgatgatgatgatgatgattatgatgatgatgaaggtttgGAGGGAAACAGAGCTGGGCTAGTTCTGACAAAAGTCCAAGGAAATCCTTGCAAAGAAAAATTAAGAGCAACAAGTAGGCAACGGCTCCATTCCCCcgattttttttctggtatttgttaagtgcttactgtatcaatcaatcaatcgtatttattgagcgcttactgtgtgcagagcactgtacaaagtgcttgggaagtacaagttggcaacatctagagacggtcccta is a window encoding:
- the CCNQ gene encoding cyclin-Q, which gives rise to MEPGLEPEQAPGEGKPAPDAKVHFKMSRFIMEAGVKLGMQSIPIATACTIYHKFFCETTLDAYDPYLVAMSAIYLAGKVEEQHLRTRDIINVSHRYLNPRSEPLELDSRFWELRDSIVQCELLMLRVLRFRVSFQHPHKYLLHYLISLKHWMNRHSWERTPISVAAWALLQDSYHGALCLHYQAQHIAVAVLYFALQCYGVEVPADSEAEKPWWQVFSEDLTKSVIDNIVSDLIQIYTLDTEIP